From Amycolatopsis sp. WQ 127309:
CTTCACGCCCATGATGGGCTGGACGATCTCGAGACCGGTGTCGAGGTGCTCCAGCGACTTCGCCTCGTGCGTGGCGCCCCAGATGTTGGCGTCGGTCGAGTACGCCTTCTCCGTGCTGTCGCGGTAGGGCAGGTCGTGCGCCAGCAGCCACTCCGACATCTCCTTGCGGCCACCGAGCTCGGTGACGAAGGCGGCGTCCAGCCACGGCTTGTAGATCCGCAGGGAGGGGTTGGCGAGCAGGCCGTAGCGGTAGAACCGCTCGATGTCGTTGCCCTTGAAGGTGGAGCCGTCGCCCCAGATCTGGACGTCGTCCTCGAGCATGGCGCGCACCAGCAGGGTGCCGGTGACGGCGCGCCCCAGCGGGGTGGTGTTGAAGTAGCTGCGGCCGCCGGAGCGGATGTGGAACGCGCCGCACGTCAGCGCCGCGAGCCCCTCTTCGACGAGGGCTTCCCGGCAGTCGACCAGCCGCGCGACCTCCGCGCCGTAGGCGTGGGCCCGCCCGGGCACCGACCCGATGTCGGGCTCGTCGGCCTGGCCGATGTCGGCGGTGTAGGTGCAGGGGACAGCGCCTTTGTCGCGCATCCACGCGACGGCCACGGAAGTGTCGAGGCCACCGGAGAAGGCGATACCGACACGTTCGCCGACGGGCAGGGAAGTGAGCACCTTGGACATGCGAATGATTATGCACGGCGATGCATCATCGTGCAATTCGGGGTCACGGAAACCCGTTGACCCCGGCTTGACCTGGTGATTCGGTAGCGGCATGCACGCCATCACCACCGCGCTCGTCCGGCGGCTGGTCCGCACGCAGTTCCCGCGCTGGGCTTCACTCCCGGTCGTGCCGCTCGCGTCGGGCGGCACGGTCAACGCCGTCCACCGCCTCGGCGACGACCTCACCGTCCGCCTCCCCCGGACCGCCGGAGGCGCCGCGGACGTCGCGAAGGAGGAGCGGCTGCTGGCGACGCTCGACGGCCTGCCGGTGGCGGTCCCGGTCGTCGCCGGGATCGGCGAACCCGGCGAGGGCTACCCGTGGCCGTGGGCAGTGCATCGGTGGCTCGACGGCGAGCCCGCGCTCGAAGGCCGCTCCGCGGACGGACTGGCGGAGTTCGTCCTCGCGGTGCGGCGCACGAAGGCCGACGGTCCCCCGGCCTACCGCGGCGGCCCCTTGGCGCTCCTCGACCGCGCGACCCGCGACGCCGTGGAGGAACTACGCGGGACCGACGAGCCGTTCGACGCCTCAGCCGCCCTCGCAGTCTGGTCCGAGGCCCTGGAAGCCCCGGTCTCAGCAGACGGCTGGGTCCACGGAGACCTCATGCCGAGCAACCTGCTGGTCCACAATGGACACCTCACGGCCGTCCTCGACTGGGCCACCGCGGGCATCGGCGACCCGGCCTGCGACCTGATCCCGGCGTGGAACCTCCTCACCGAGGCCACCCGCCCGGCCTTCCGCGACGCCGTCGGCGCCGACGACGCGGCCTGGGCACGCGGCCGCGGCCGGGCGCTGTCGATGGCCGTGATCCAGCTCCCCTACTACCGCCGCACGAACGCCGTCATCTCCGCCAACGCCCGCTACGTCCTCGCCGAACTCGGCTGCGGTCCAAAGCCGTGAAGGCCTCCTTACCGGCCATAAGAGCCGGTAAGGAGGCCTTCACGGCTTTCCGGGGCTTGCGGGGGTGCGGGGGCGCAGCAGGTCAGCTCGGGAGGAGGGCCGGGGCCGTCAGGCGGCTGGCGTTCGCGGCCTCGTCGTCCGGGGCCTCCTGCGCCGTGCGCTCCGCCTCGACGCGGGCGAGGTAGTTCGTCACCTCGCGGGACTGGCGGTGCGCGTCCCAGCCCAGCAGCGGGGCCATCAGCTCCGCGACCCACGGGGCCGCCGTGACACCGCGATCGCGTTCCTCGATGGAGATCCGCGTCCGGCGGGTGAGGACGTCCTCCAGGTGCAGCGCGCCCTCGTGCGAGACCGCGTACACCACCTCCGCCTTCAGGTACTCGGACGCGCCCGGCAAGGGCGCGCCCAGCTCCGGGCGCTCCGCGATCGACGTCAGGACGTCCTCGATCGCCGAGCCGTACCGCCCCAGCAGGTGCTCGATCCGCGCCACCGGCAGACCCGCCCGCGACGCCAGCGCGAACCGGCCGTCCCACAGCTCGTGGTAGCCCGCCGCGCCGACGATCGGCAGCCGGTCGGTCCACGACGGCGGCGTCGGGCGGCCGACCTCTTCGACCGCGACGTCGACGGCGTCGGCGGCCATCACCCGGTAGGTCGTGTACTTGCCGCCGGCCACGATCACCAGGCCCGGCACCGGGTGCGCGACCGCGTGTTCCCGCGACAGCTTCGTCGTCACGGCCGCCTTCGCCGCCAGCAGCGGCCGAAGACCGGCGTAGACGCCTTCGATGTCGTCGTGCGTGACCGGCGTGCGCAGCACCGCGTTGAGGTGCTCCAGCACGTAGTCGACGTCCGCGCGGCTCGCCGCCGGGTGCTCGCGGTCGAGGTCCCACTCGGTGTCGGTGGTGCCGACGAGCCAGTGCTTGCCCCACGGGATCACGAACAGCACGCTCTTCTCGGTGCGCAGGATCAACCCGGTGTCGAGGTCGATCTTCTCCCGCGGCACCACGAGGTGGACGCCCTTCGACGCGCGCACGGTGAACGGCGCGGGGATCCCGGCCGCTTCGGACATGTCGTCGCTCCACACGCCCGTCGCCGCGATCACCGTGCGAGCCCGGACTTCGAACTCGACGCCGCTCTCGCGGTCCACGACCTTCGCGCCGACAACCCGCTCGCCGTCGCGCAGCAACGACGTCATCCGCGCCCGCGTCAGCACCGAGGCGCCCTGCTCGGCGGCGGTCCGCGCGATGGTCATCGTGTGGCGCGCGTCGTCGACCTGGGCGTCGTAGTACTGGATCGCGCCGATCAGCGCGTCGTCGGCCAGGGCCGGCGCCACCTTGAACGCGCCGCGCTTGGACAGGTGCCGGTGCCGCGGCAGCGCGCGAGCCCCGCCGAGCGTGTCGTACAGCGTGACGCCGGCGCCGATGTACCCGCGCTCCCACACCCGGTGCGTCAGCGGCACCAGGAACTTCACCGGCCGGACCAGGTGCGGCGCCAGGGTCTGCAGCAGCAGCCCGCGTTCCTTGAGCGCCTCGCGCACCAGCTTGAAGTCCAGCTGTTCCAGGTAGCGCAGCCCGCCGTGGATCAGCTTGGACGACCGGCTGGACGTCCCGGCGGCGAAGTCCCGCGCCTCGACGAGCGCGACGGACAGCCCGCGCGACGCCGCGTCGAGCGCGACACCCGCGCCGGTCACGCCCCCGCCGACGACGAGCACGTCGACCTCTTCGCGGGCGAGCTTGCGCAGCGTCTCCGCGCGGTACACCGGGGAAAGCGGTGTCGTGGTGTTCCTCTTCATCTTGTCCTCACTCCACATCTACCCAGTCGAGCGTCCGGCCGACGGCCTTCTGCCAGCCCGCGTAGCCCTCCGCGCGCTGTTCGTCCGTCCACGACGGCTCCCAGCGCTTGTCCTCGTTCCAGTTCTGTTCCAGCTCGTCGGTCGACCGCCAGAAGCCGACGGCCAGCCCGGCCGCGTAGGCGGCGCCGAGCGCGGTGGTCTCGGCGACGACCGGCTTCGACACCGGCACGCCGAGGATGTCCGCCTGCAGCTGCATGCACAGCTCGTTCGCGGTGACGCCACCGTCCACACGCAACACGTCGAGCGTGACGCCGGAGTCGTTCTGCATCGCGTCGACGACGTCGCGGGTCTGGTAGCAGATCGCTTCCAGCGTCGCCCGGGCGATGTGCGCGTTGGTCGTCGCGCGGGTCAGGCCGACGATCGCGCCCCGCGCGTCGGACCGCCAGTAGGGCGCGAAGAGGCCGGAGAACGCCGGGACGAAGTAGACGCCGCCGTTGTCCTCGACCTGGCGCGCCAGGCTTTCGCTCTGCGCTGCGCCGCTGATGATGCCCAGCTGGTCGCGCAGCCACTGCACGGCCGAGCCGGTGACGGCGATCGAGCCCTCCAGCGCGTACACCGGCTTCTCGTCGCCGAACTGGTAGCACAGCGTCGTGAGCAGGCCGTGCTTCGAGCGGACCAGCTCGTGCCCGGTGTTGAGCAGCAGGAAGTTGCCGGTGCCGTAGGTGTTCTTGG
This genomic window contains:
- a CDS encoding aminoglycoside phosphotransferase family protein, coding for MHAITTALVRRLVRTQFPRWASLPVVPLASGGTVNAVHRLGDDLTVRLPRTAGGAADVAKEERLLATLDGLPVAVPVVAGIGEPGEGYPWPWAVHRWLDGEPALEGRSADGLAEFVLAVRRTKADGPPAYRGGPLALLDRATRDAVEELRGTDEPFDASAALAVWSEALEAPVSADGWVHGDLMPSNLLVHNGHLTAVLDWATAGIGDPACDLIPAWNLLTEATRPAFRDAVGADDAAWARGRGRALSMAVIQLPYYRRTNAVISANARYVLAELGCGPKP
- the glpD gene encoding glycerol-3-phosphate dehydrogenase encodes the protein MKRNTTTPLSPVYRAETLRKLAREEVDVLVVGGGVTGAGVALDAASRGLSVALVEARDFAAGTSSRSSKLIHGGLRYLEQLDFKLVREALKERGLLLQTLAPHLVRPVKFLVPLTHRVWERGYIGAGVTLYDTLGGARALPRHRHLSKRGAFKVAPALADDALIGAIQYYDAQVDDARHTMTIARTAAEQGASVLTRARMTSLLRDGERVVGAKVVDRESGVEFEVRARTVIAATGVWSDDMSEAAGIPAPFTVRASKGVHLVVPREKIDLDTGLILRTEKSVLFVIPWGKHWLVGTTDTEWDLDREHPAASRADVDYVLEHLNAVLRTPVTHDDIEGVYAGLRPLLAAKAAVTTKLSREHAVAHPVPGLVIVAGGKYTTYRVMAADAVDVAVEEVGRPTPPSWTDRLPIVGAAGYHELWDGRFALASRAGLPVARIEHLLGRYGSAIEDVLTSIAERPELGAPLPGASEYLKAEVVYAVSHEGALHLEDVLTRRTRISIEERDRGVTAAPWVAELMAPLLGWDAHRQSREVTNYLARVEAERTAQEAPDDEAANASRLTAPALLPS